A region of Raphanus sativus cultivar WK10039 unplaced genomic scaffold, ASM80110v3 Scaffold0684, whole genome shotgun sequence DNA encodes the following proteins:
- the LOC130502728 gene encoding kinesin-like protein KIN-12F isoform X1, producing the protein MADSRWSFLPKSVSAHLNSRSDIENAQPNIHTPTRSKSISKSPAPRNQIDRRGQVSAIRRTALKSRRNEAEEEEGSNQHVKVVVRIRPTKEYCWTVKKLSDDSYSVRDRHFTFDSVLDSLHYQDDVFQQIGVPLVRDALSGYNTCVLSYGQNGSGKTYTMWGPAGSMLEDPSPKGEQGLAPRIFQMLFSEIEREKMKSDINYQCRCSFLEIYNGQISDLIDQTQRNLKIKDDAKNGTYVENLTAEYVDSYEDVAQILMKGLSSRKVGATSTSFQSSRSHVILSFIIESWSKGASTRCFNTTRTSRINLVDLAGVGTNVRDATKHSVEEEKFLKKSLSELGHVVDALAKNIHPGISDRSLHKTSCLTHLLQESLGGNSKLTILCNIFPSDKNTKRTMSTLRFGERAKSMGNKPLINEISEEDVNDLSDQIRLLKEELTRAKADCHSVGSKDNHFGAKSARENLNQLRVSLNRSLMLPKIDIDEEEITVDEHDVKELHQQIKSFRGSFSEKQKKLPVYRESVSSSFVTAFGESELMDDDEIFSEEVEAEEKDMDESFKELDGDSAATLTKSTEKSRITEFASANNMSINPCRQSLVLQEPIQSESPKIRNSLRKSIALSSSCFRNQNSLAQSIKSSCLAESQHIRASLRGSKIFTGSTESLAASLRRGLEIIENPLNPASNRCSVSLSSDNLTTQPSTEILQDEQLPPSPLCPSCRQKSDRLLEVVEGDGYHQMEGLSEKQQELQNLCTEQAAKIEQLTRLVNQFSVSLCLFKIGSAPMVKQVWLLLYLLQVEQQKHQTVNETEQFSSANENQLLSCNDVVELDQAKQIPNEDSKKTNIDTGEKEALLKEIEDLKSKLQKPVTMSTNELRSSLLARSFQLRNKNAEKDIEEERLKCTEMESEWISLTDELRVEIETQRSRAEKAETQLKQEKLSTEELEDALQRAVLGHARFVEHYTELQEKYNDLGSRYKATGEWITELKKAVAKAGKKGCGSRFAKSLATELSALRVEKERERDLLKKENVSLKIQLRDTAEAVHTAGEVLVRLREAEQSASVAEENFNEVEEENEKLKKKMEKLKRRHKLEMATIKQNLKNNTLPESALRPLHQRNLEIEEEGM; encoded by the exons ATGGCGGATTCAAGATGGAGTTTCCTTCCCAAATCCGTATCCGCTCACTTGAACTCTAGATCCGACATCGAAAACGCACAACCGAACATCCATACCCCCACCCGAAGCAAATCAATTTCCAAATCACCAGCTCCCAGGAATCAAATCGACCGCCGAGGCCAAGTCTCAGCGATTCGT AGAACGGCATTGAAATCTCGGAGGAACGAagcagaggaggaggaaggCTCGAATCAACATGTGAAGGTTGTGGTGAGGATAAGACCAACGAAAGAGTATTGCTGGACTGTTAAAAAGCTTTCCGATGATTCTTATTCCGTTAGGGATCGCCACTTCACTTTCGATTCTGTTCTCGACTCCCTTCATTATCAG GATGATGTGTTTCAGCAAATAGGTGTTCCTTTGGTTCGTGATGCTTTATCAGGTTACAACACTTGTGTCCTTTCTTATGGACAG AACGGAAGCGGGAAGACATACACAATGTGGGGTCCAGCAGGTTCGATGCTCGAAGATCCTTCTCCTAAAGGCGAGCAAGGACTCGCGCCTCGTATCTTTCAGATGCTCTTTTCTGAGATCGAGAGA GAGAAGATGAAGTCCGATATAAACTATCAGTGTCGTTGTTCCTTTCTTGAG ATATACAATGGACAAATCAGTGATTTGATCGATCAAACCCAGAGAAATCTTAAG ATAAAGGATGATGCAAAGAATGGTACTTATGTCGAAAACTTGACTGCGGAATATGTAGATAGCTACGAGGATGTTGCTCAAATACTAATGAAG GGCCTGTCAAGCAGAAAAGTTGGAGCGACTAGCACGAGTTTTCAAAGTTCTAGATCACATGTTATACTCTCTTTCATTATCGAGTCCTGGAGCAAG GGAGCTTCAACAAGGTGTTTCAATACCACCAGAACAAGCAGGATCAACCTTGTTGATCTTGCTGGAGTGGGAACAAACGTACGTGATGCTACGAAACACTCTGTGGAGGAAGAGAAATTCTTAAAGAAGTCCCTATCCGAGCTCGG ACATGTTGTGGATGCCCTTGCGAAAAACATCCACCCTGGAATATCTGACCGCAGTCTTCATAAAACCTCATGCTTGACGCATTTATTGCAAGAATCTCTTGGTGGCAATTCAAAACTCACTATCCTGTGCAACATTTTTCCAAGCGACAA AAACACAAAAAGAACAATGAGCACCCTTCGATTTGGTGAACGAGCTAAATCCATGGGAAACAAACCACTGATAAATGAGATCTCAGAAGAGGATGTCAATGATTTGAGTGACCAGATTCGTCTTCTAAAG GAAGAACTTACAAGAGCCAAAGCGGATTGTCACTCTGTTGGGAGTAAAGATAATCATTTCGGAGCAAAGAGTGCACGTGAAAATTTGAATCAACTAAGAGTTAGTCTTAACCGGTCTCTAATGCTGCCAAAAATTGATATTGACGAGGAAGAGATAACGGTTGATGAGCATGATGTAAAGGAATTGCATCAGCAAATCAAGTCCTTCCGCGGTTCATTCAGTGAGAAACAAAAGAAGCTCCCTGTCTACAGAGAGTCAGTCAGCTCTTCCTTTGTTACAGCATTCGGTGAATCAGAGCTAATGGATGATGATGAGATCTTTTCAGAAGAAGTAGAAGCTGAAGAGAAAGATATGGATGAATCTTTCAAAGAACTTGACGGCGACAGTGCTGCAACATTAACCAAATCAACTGAGAAATCCAGGATTACGGAATTTGCATCTGCAAACAACATGTCAATAAATCCTTGCCGTCAATCCTTAGTCTTGCAAGAACCAATCCAGTCAGAGTCTCCTAAAATCAGAAACTCTCTGAGGAAGAGCATAGCTCTTTCTTCCTCATGTTTCAGGAATCAGAATAGCCTGGCGCAGAGCATAAAGTCCTCGTGTCTTGCAGAGAGCCAGCATATCAGGGCGTCTTTACGTGGAAGCAAGATATTCACAGGTTCTACAGAATCTCTAGCTGCAAGTCTGCGGAGAGGCTTGGAAATTATTGAAAACCCGCTGAACCCTGCATCAAACCGATGCTCAGTTTCCTTGTCTTCTGATAACTTGACCACGCAACCTTCCACGGAGATACTGCAGGATGAACAACTACCGCCTTCACCACTCTGTCCTTCCTGTAGACAGAAATCTGATAGATTATTAGAGGTTGTTGAGGGA GATGGATATCATCAGATGGAAGGGCTTTCTGAGAAGCAGCAAGAGCTTCAAAATTTGTGCACAGAGCAAGCAGCCAAAATTGAGCAGCTAACGCGCCTGGTAAACCAATTTTCTGTGTCTTTATGTCTATTCAAAATTGGATCCGCACCTATGGTTAAACAAGTATGGTTACTGTTATATCTTCTCCAGGTTGAGCAACAGAAACATCAAACTGTGAATGAAACAGAACAGTTTTCTTCAGCAAACGAAAATCAG CTTCTCAGCTGTAACGATGTTGTTGAGCTTGACCAAGCAAAACAAATCCCAAATGAAGACTCCAAAAAGACAAACATTGATACTGGCGAGAAGGAGGCATTACTTAAAGAAATTGAAGATCTGAAAAGCAAATTGCAGAAACCTGTAACCATGTCCACCAACGAACTGAGATCATCTTTGTTGGCCCGTTCGTTTCAACTACGCAACAAGAACGCTGAAAAAGATATCGAGGAAGAACGACTCAAGTGCACAGAAATGGAGAGCGAGTGGATATCACTGACCGACGAACTCAGAGTCGAGATTGAAACACAACGTTCACGCGCAGAGAAAGCTGAAACACAGCTTAAACAAGAGAAACTATCTACTGAGGAGTTAGAGGATGCACTTCAAAGAGCTGTTCTTGGTCATGCCAGGTTTGTTGAGCACTACACAGAGTTACAAGAGAAGTACAACGACCTAGGCTCAAGGTATAAAGCAACGGGGGAATGGATAACAGAGTTGAAGAAGGCAGTGGCAAAGGCTGGAAAGAAAGGTTGTGGTTCCCGTTTCGCTAAATCACTTGCTACTGAGCTCTCTGCACTCCGAGTAGAAAAAGAAAGGGAAAGAGATTTGTTGAAGAAGGAGAACGTAAGCCTCAAGATTCAACTAAGGGACACTGCTGAAGCTGTTCATACTGCTGGAGAAGTTCTTGTTAGACTCAGAGAAGCCGAACAATCAGCATCAGTTGCTGAG GAAAATTTTAATGAAGTGGAAGAAGAAAACGAGAAGctaaagaagaaaatggaaaagCTGAAGAGGAGACACAAGTTAGAAATGGCAACAATCAAACAGAATCTAAAGAATAATACATTGCCAGAATCTGCATTACGGCCACTGCACCAGAGGAACTTGGAGATTGAAGAAGAAGGTATGTAG
- the LOC130502728 gene encoding kinesin-like protein KIN-12F isoform X3, translating to MADSRWSFLPKSVSAHLNSRSDIENAQPNIHTPTRSKSISKSPAPRNQIDRRGQVSAIRRTALKSRRNEAEEEEGSNQHVKVVVRIRPTKEYCWTVKKLSDDSYSVRDRHFTFDSVLDSLHYQDDVFQQIGVPLVRDALSGYNTCVLSYGQNGSGKTYTMWGPAGSMLEDPSPKGEQGLAPRIFQMLFSEIEREKMKSDINYQCRCSFLEIYNGQISDLIDQTQRNLKIKDDAKNGTYVENLTAEYVDSYEDVAQILMKGLSSRKVGATSTSFQSSRSHVILSFIIESWSKGASTRCFNTTRTSRINLVDLAGVGTNVRDATKHSVEEEKFLKKSLSELGHVVDALAKNIHPGISDRSLHKTSCLTHLLQESLGGNSKLTILCNIFPSDKNTKRTMSTLRFGERAKSMGNKPLINEISEEDVNDLSDQIRLLKEELTRAKADCHSVGSKDNHFGAKSARENLNQLRVSLNRSLMLPKIDIDEEEITVDEHDVKELHQQIKSFRGSFSEKQKKLPVYRESVSSSFVTAFGESELMDDDEIFSEEVEAEEKDMDESFKELDGDSAATLTKSTEKSRITEFASANNMSINPCRQSLVLQEPIQSESPKIRNSLRKSIALSSSCFRNQNSLAQSIKSSCLAESQHIRASLRGSKIFTGSTESLAASLRRGLEIIENPLNPASNRCSVSLSSDNLTTQPSTEILQDEQLPPSPLCPSCRQKSDRLLEDGYHQMEGLSEKQQELQNLCTEQAAKIEQLTRLVEQQKHQTVNETEQFSSANENQLLSCNDVVELDQAKQIPNEDSKKTNIDTGEKEALLKEIEDLKSKLQKPVTMSTNELRSSLLARSFQLRNKNAEKDIEEERLKCTEMESEWISLTDELRVEIETQRSRAEKAETQLKQEKLSTEELEDALQRAVLGHARFVEHYTELQEKYNDLGSRYKATGEWITELKKAVAKAGKKGCGSRFAKSLATELSALRVEKERERDLLKKENVSLKIQLRDTAEAVHTAGEVLVRLREAEQSASVAEENFNEVEEENEKLKKKMEKLKRRHKLEMATIKQNLKNNTLPESALRPLHQRNLEIEEEGM from the exons ATGGCGGATTCAAGATGGAGTTTCCTTCCCAAATCCGTATCCGCTCACTTGAACTCTAGATCCGACATCGAAAACGCACAACCGAACATCCATACCCCCACCCGAAGCAAATCAATTTCCAAATCACCAGCTCCCAGGAATCAAATCGACCGCCGAGGCCAAGTCTCAGCGATTCGT AGAACGGCATTGAAATCTCGGAGGAACGAagcagaggaggaggaaggCTCGAATCAACATGTGAAGGTTGTGGTGAGGATAAGACCAACGAAAGAGTATTGCTGGACTGTTAAAAAGCTTTCCGATGATTCTTATTCCGTTAGGGATCGCCACTTCACTTTCGATTCTGTTCTCGACTCCCTTCATTATCAG GATGATGTGTTTCAGCAAATAGGTGTTCCTTTGGTTCGTGATGCTTTATCAGGTTACAACACTTGTGTCCTTTCTTATGGACAG AACGGAAGCGGGAAGACATACACAATGTGGGGTCCAGCAGGTTCGATGCTCGAAGATCCTTCTCCTAAAGGCGAGCAAGGACTCGCGCCTCGTATCTTTCAGATGCTCTTTTCTGAGATCGAGAGA GAGAAGATGAAGTCCGATATAAACTATCAGTGTCGTTGTTCCTTTCTTGAG ATATACAATGGACAAATCAGTGATTTGATCGATCAAACCCAGAGAAATCTTAAG ATAAAGGATGATGCAAAGAATGGTACTTATGTCGAAAACTTGACTGCGGAATATGTAGATAGCTACGAGGATGTTGCTCAAATACTAATGAAG GGCCTGTCAAGCAGAAAAGTTGGAGCGACTAGCACGAGTTTTCAAAGTTCTAGATCACATGTTATACTCTCTTTCATTATCGAGTCCTGGAGCAAG GGAGCTTCAACAAGGTGTTTCAATACCACCAGAACAAGCAGGATCAACCTTGTTGATCTTGCTGGAGTGGGAACAAACGTACGTGATGCTACGAAACACTCTGTGGAGGAAGAGAAATTCTTAAAGAAGTCCCTATCCGAGCTCGG ACATGTTGTGGATGCCCTTGCGAAAAACATCCACCCTGGAATATCTGACCGCAGTCTTCATAAAACCTCATGCTTGACGCATTTATTGCAAGAATCTCTTGGTGGCAATTCAAAACTCACTATCCTGTGCAACATTTTTCCAAGCGACAA AAACACAAAAAGAACAATGAGCACCCTTCGATTTGGTGAACGAGCTAAATCCATGGGAAACAAACCACTGATAAATGAGATCTCAGAAGAGGATGTCAATGATTTGAGTGACCAGATTCGTCTTCTAAAG GAAGAACTTACAAGAGCCAAAGCGGATTGTCACTCTGTTGGGAGTAAAGATAATCATTTCGGAGCAAAGAGTGCACGTGAAAATTTGAATCAACTAAGAGTTAGTCTTAACCGGTCTCTAATGCTGCCAAAAATTGATATTGACGAGGAAGAGATAACGGTTGATGAGCATGATGTAAAGGAATTGCATCAGCAAATCAAGTCCTTCCGCGGTTCATTCAGTGAGAAACAAAAGAAGCTCCCTGTCTACAGAGAGTCAGTCAGCTCTTCCTTTGTTACAGCATTCGGTGAATCAGAGCTAATGGATGATGATGAGATCTTTTCAGAAGAAGTAGAAGCTGAAGAGAAAGATATGGATGAATCTTTCAAAGAACTTGACGGCGACAGTGCTGCAACATTAACCAAATCAACTGAGAAATCCAGGATTACGGAATTTGCATCTGCAAACAACATGTCAATAAATCCTTGCCGTCAATCCTTAGTCTTGCAAGAACCAATCCAGTCAGAGTCTCCTAAAATCAGAAACTCTCTGAGGAAGAGCATAGCTCTTTCTTCCTCATGTTTCAGGAATCAGAATAGCCTGGCGCAGAGCATAAAGTCCTCGTGTCTTGCAGAGAGCCAGCATATCAGGGCGTCTTTACGTGGAAGCAAGATATTCACAGGTTCTACAGAATCTCTAGCTGCAAGTCTGCGGAGAGGCTTGGAAATTATTGAAAACCCGCTGAACCCTGCATCAAACCGATGCTCAGTTTCCTTGTCTTCTGATAACTTGACCACGCAACCTTCCACGGAGATACTGCAGGATGAACAACTACCGCCTTCACCACTCTGTCCTTCCTGTAGACAGAAATCTGATAGATTATTAGAG GATGGATATCATCAGATGGAAGGGCTTTCTGAGAAGCAGCAAGAGCTTCAAAATTTGTGCACAGAGCAAGCAGCCAAAATTGAGCAGCTAACGCGCCTG GTTGAGCAACAGAAACATCAAACTGTGAATGAAACAGAACAGTTTTCTTCAGCAAACGAAAATCAG CTTCTCAGCTGTAACGATGTTGTTGAGCTTGACCAAGCAAAACAAATCCCAAATGAAGACTCCAAAAAGACAAACATTGATACTGGCGAGAAGGAGGCATTACTTAAAGAAATTGAAGATCTGAAAAGCAAATTGCAGAAACCTGTAACCATGTCCACCAACGAACTGAGATCATCTTTGTTGGCCCGTTCGTTTCAACTACGCAACAAGAACGCTGAAAAAGATATCGAGGAAGAACGACTCAAGTGCACAGAAATGGAGAGCGAGTGGATATCACTGACCGACGAACTCAGAGTCGAGATTGAAACACAACGTTCACGCGCAGAGAAAGCTGAAACACAGCTTAAACAAGAGAAACTATCTACTGAGGAGTTAGAGGATGCACTTCAAAGAGCTGTTCTTGGTCATGCCAGGTTTGTTGAGCACTACACAGAGTTACAAGAGAAGTACAACGACCTAGGCTCAAGGTATAAAGCAACGGGGGAATGGATAACAGAGTTGAAGAAGGCAGTGGCAAAGGCTGGAAAGAAAGGTTGTGGTTCCCGTTTCGCTAAATCACTTGCTACTGAGCTCTCTGCACTCCGAGTAGAAAAAGAAAGGGAAAGAGATTTGTTGAAGAAGGAGAACGTAAGCCTCAAGATTCAACTAAGGGACACTGCTGAAGCTGTTCATACTGCTGGAGAAGTTCTTGTTAGACTCAGAGAAGCCGAACAATCAGCATCAGTTGCTGAG GAAAATTTTAATGAAGTGGAAGAAGAAAACGAGAAGctaaagaagaaaatggaaaagCTGAAGAGGAGACACAAGTTAGAAATGGCAACAATCAAACAGAATCTAAAGAATAATACATTGCCAGAATCTGCATTACGGCCACTGCACCAGAGGAACTTGGAGATTGAAGAAGAAGGTATGTAG
- the LOC130502728 gene encoding kinesin-like protein KIN-12F isoform X2: MADSRWSFLPKSVSAHLNSRSDIENAQPNIHTPTRSKSISKSPAPRNQIDRRGQVSAIRRTALKSRRNEAEEEEGSNQHVKVVVRIRPTKEYCWTVKKLSDDSYSVRDRHFTFDSVLDSLHYQDDVFQQIGVPLVRDALSGYNTCVLSYGQNGSGKTYTMWGPAGSMLEDPSPKGEQGLAPRIFQMLFSEIEREKMKSDINYQCRCSFLEIYNGQISDLIDQTQRNLKIKDDAKNGTYVENLTAEYVDSYEDVAQILMKGLSSRKVGATSTSFQSSRSHVILSFIIESWSKGASTRCFNTTRTSRINLVDLAGVGTNVRDATKHSVEEEKFLKKSLSELGHVVDALAKNIHPGISDRSLHKTSCLTHLLQESLGGNSKLTILCNIFPSDKNTKRTMSTLRFGERAKSMGNKPLINEISEEDVNDLSDQIRLLKEELTRAKADCHSVGSKDNHFGAKSARENLNQLRVSLNRSLMLPKIDIDEEEITVDEHDVKELHQQIKSFRGSFSEKQKKLPVYRESVSSSFVTAFGESELMDDDEIFSEEVEAEEKDMDESFKELDGDSAATLTKSTEKSRITEFASANNMSINPCRQSLVLQEPIQSESPKIRNSLRKSIALSSSCFRNQNSLAQSIKSSCLAESQHIRASLRGSKIFTGSTESLAASLRRGLEIIENPLNPASNRCSVSLSSDNLTTQPSTEILQDEQLPPSPLCPSCRQKSDRLLEVVEGDGYHQMEGLSEKQQELQNLCTEQAAKIEQLTRLVEQQKHQTVNETEQFSSANENQLLSCNDVVELDQAKQIPNEDSKKTNIDTGEKEALLKEIEDLKSKLQKPVTMSTNELRSSLLARSFQLRNKNAEKDIEEERLKCTEMESEWISLTDELRVEIETQRSRAEKAETQLKQEKLSTEELEDALQRAVLGHARFVEHYTELQEKYNDLGSRYKATGEWITELKKAVAKAGKKGCGSRFAKSLATELSALRVEKERERDLLKKENVSLKIQLRDTAEAVHTAGEVLVRLREAEQSASVAEENFNEVEEENEKLKKKMEKLKRRHKLEMATIKQNLKNNTLPESALRPLHQRNLEIEEEGM, encoded by the exons ATGGCGGATTCAAGATGGAGTTTCCTTCCCAAATCCGTATCCGCTCACTTGAACTCTAGATCCGACATCGAAAACGCACAACCGAACATCCATACCCCCACCCGAAGCAAATCAATTTCCAAATCACCAGCTCCCAGGAATCAAATCGACCGCCGAGGCCAAGTCTCAGCGATTCGT AGAACGGCATTGAAATCTCGGAGGAACGAagcagaggaggaggaaggCTCGAATCAACATGTGAAGGTTGTGGTGAGGATAAGACCAACGAAAGAGTATTGCTGGACTGTTAAAAAGCTTTCCGATGATTCTTATTCCGTTAGGGATCGCCACTTCACTTTCGATTCTGTTCTCGACTCCCTTCATTATCAG GATGATGTGTTTCAGCAAATAGGTGTTCCTTTGGTTCGTGATGCTTTATCAGGTTACAACACTTGTGTCCTTTCTTATGGACAG AACGGAAGCGGGAAGACATACACAATGTGGGGTCCAGCAGGTTCGATGCTCGAAGATCCTTCTCCTAAAGGCGAGCAAGGACTCGCGCCTCGTATCTTTCAGATGCTCTTTTCTGAGATCGAGAGA GAGAAGATGAAGTCCGATATAAACTATCAGTGTCGTTGTTCCTTTCTTGAG ATATACAATGGACAAATCAGTGATTTGATCGATCAAACCCAGAGAAATCTTAAG ATAAAGGATGATGCAAAGAATGGTACTTATGTCGAAAACTTGACTGCGGAATATGTAGATAGCTACGAGGATGTTGCTCAAATACTAATGAAG GGCCTGTCAAGCAGAAAAGTTGGAGCGACTAGCACGAGTTTTCAAAGTTCTAGATCACATGTTATACTCTCTTTCATTATCGAGTCCTGGAGCAAG GGAGCTTCAACAAGGTGTTTCAATACCACCAGAACAAGCAGGATCAACCTTGTTGATCTTGCTGGAGTGGGAACAAACGTACGTGATGCTACGAAACACTCTGTGGAGGAAGAGAAATTCTTAAAGAAGTCCCTATCCGAGCTCGG ACATGTTGTGGATGCCCTTGCGAAAAACATCCACCCTGGAATATCTGACCGCAGTCTTCATAAAACCTCATGCTTGACGCATTTATTGCAAGAATCTCTTGGTGGCAATTCAAAACTCACTATCCTGTGCAACATTTTTCCAAGCGACAA AAACACAAAAAGAACAATGAGCACCCTTCGATTTGGTGAACGAGCTAAATCCATGGGAAACAAACCACTGATAAATGAGATCTCAGAAGAGGATGTCAATGATTTGAGTGACCAGATTCGTCTTCTAAAG GAAGAACTTACAAGAGCCAAAGCGGATTGTCACTCTGTTGGGAGTAAAGATAATCATTTCGGAGCAAAGAGTGCACGTGAAAATTTGAATCAACTAAGAGTTAGTCTTAACCGGTCTCTAATGCTGCCAAAAATTGATATTGACGAGGAAGAGATAACGGTTGATGAGCATGATGTAAAGGAATTGCATCAGCAAATCAAGTCCTTCCGCGGTTCATTCAGTGAGAAACAAAAGAAGCTCCCTGTCTACAGAGAGTCAGTCAGCTCTTCCTTTGTTACAGCATTCGGTGAATCAGAGCTAATGGATGATGATGAGATCTTTTCAGAAGAAGTAGAAGCTGAAGAGAAAGATATGGATGAATCTTTCAAAGAACTTGACGGCGACAGTGCTGCAACATTAACCAAATCAACTGAGAAATCCAGGATTACGGAATTTGCATCTGCAAACAACATGTCAATAAATCCTTGCCGTCAATCCTTAGTCTTGCAAGAACCAATCCAGTCAGAGTCTCCTAAAATCAGAAACTCTCTGAGGAAGAGCATAGCTCTTTCTTCCTCATGTTTCAGGAATCAGAATAGCCTGGCGCAGAGCATAAAGTCCTCGTGTCTTGCAGAGAGCCAGCATATCAGGGCGTCTTTACGTGGAAGCAAGATATTCACAGGTTCTACAGAATCTCTAGCTGCAAGTCTGCGGAGAGGCTTGGAAATTATTGAAAACCCGCTGAACCCTGCATCAAACCGATGCTCAGTTTCCTTGTCTTCTGATAACTTGACCACGCAACCTTCCACGGAGATACTGCAGGATGAACAACTACCGCCTTCACCACTCTGTCCTTCCTGTAGACAGAAATCTGATAGATTATTAGAGGTTGTTGAGGGA GATGGATATCATCAGATGGAAGGGCTTTCTGAGAAGCAGCAAGAGCTTCAAAATTTGTGCACAGAGCAAGCAGCCAAAATTGAGCAGCTAACGCGCCTG GTTGAGCAACAGAAACATCAAACTGTGAATGAAACAGAACAGTTTTCTTCAGCAAACGAAAATCAG CTTCTCAGCTGTAACGATGTTGTTGAGCTTGACCAAGCAAAACAAATCCCAAATGAAGACTCCAAAAAGACAAACATTGATACTGGCGAGAAGGAGGCATTACTTAAAGAAATTGAAGATCTGAAAAGCAAATTGCAGAAACCTGTAACCATGTCCACCAACGAACTGAGATCATCTTTGTTGGCCCGTTCGTTTCAACTACGCAACAAGAACGCTGAAAAAGATATCGAGGAAGAACGACTCAAGTGCACAGAAATGGAGAGCGAGTGGATATCACTGACCGACGAACTCAGAGTCGAGATTGAAACACAACGTTCACGCGCAGAGAAAGCTGAAACACAGCTTAAACAAGAGAAACTATCTACTGAGGAGTTAGAGGATGCACTTCAAAGAGCTGTTCTTGGTCATGCCAGGTTTGTTGAGCACTACACAGAGTTACAAGAGAAGTACAACGACCTAGGCTCAAGGTATAAAGCAACGGGGGAATGGATAACAGAGTTGAAGAAGGCAGTGGCAAAGGCTGGAAAGAAAGGTTGTGGTTCCCGTTTCGCTAAATCACTTGCTACTGAGCTCTCTGCACTCCGAGTAGAAAAAGAAAGGGAAAGAGATTTGTTGAAGAAGGAGAACGTAAGCCTCAAGATTCAACTAAGGGACACTGCTGAAGCTGTTCATACTGCTGGAGAAGTTCTTGTTAGACTCAGAGAAGCCGAACAATCAGCATCAGTTGCTGAG GAAAATTTTAATGAAGTGGAAGAAGAAAACGAGAAGctaaagaagaaaatggaaaagCTGAAGAGGAGACACAAGTTAGAAATGGCAACAATCAAACAGAATCTAAAGAATAATACATTGCCAGAATCTGCATTACGGCCACTGCACCAGAGGAACTTGGAGATTGAAGAAGAAGGTATGTAG